CAGGCCCTGCTTGCCGGAGTTGCCGCGGAAGATGTCGGCGAAGCGGGACGAGAGGACCGTTTTGAAGCCGTAGTCCTTCAGGGCCCAGACGGCGTGCTCGCGGGAGGAGCCGGTGCCGAAGTCCGGCCCTGCCACCAGAACGGAGCCTGCGTTGTAGGGGGTCTGGTTGAGGATGAAGGCCGGATCTTTGCGCCAGGCGGAGAAGAGCGCGTCTTCAAAGCCGGTGCGGGTGATCCGCTTCAGGTACACGGCCGGGATGATCTGGTCCGTGTCAACGTTGCTTTGGCGCAGCGGGACGCCGATGCCGGTGTGGGTGGTGAACTTTTCCATGGCGGGCTCCTAGGCGGCGTCGGTGCGGGTGGCGGCGGATGCGGGGGCCGGGTCAAGGTCCGACGGCGAGCTCAGCGTTCCGCGGATGGCGGTGGCGGCTGCCACCACCGGGGAGACCAGGTGCGTGCGTCCGCCCTTGCCCTGCCGGCCTTCGAAGTTACGGTTTGAGGTTGAGGCGCAGCGCTCCCCCACCTCGAGCTGGTCCGGGTTCATGCCCAGGCACATGGAGCAGCCGGCGAAGCGCCACTCGGCACCGAAGTCCTTGAACACCTTGTCCAGGCCTTCGGCCTCGGCCTCCAGCCGGACCCGGGCTGAACCGGGAACCACCAGCATGCGGATGTTGGGGTCCTTCTCGCGGCCGCGGATGATGTCCGCTGCGGCCCGGAGGTCCTCCATGCGGGAGTTGGTGCAGGAACCCAGGAAGACGGTGTCCACCCGGATGTCCTTCATGGGGGTGCCGGCGGTCAGGCCCATGTACTGCAGGGCGCGCTCGGCGGCCGCCTTGGCGTTCTCGTCGCCGAAATCCTCCGGCGAGGGTACTGAAGCTGAAAGCGAAACGCCCTGGCCGGGGTTGGTGCCCCAGGTGACGAACGGCTCCAGGGTGTCCGCATCCAGGTCAACCTCGGCGTCAAACGTCGCGTCGTCGTCGGTACGCAGGGTGTTCCAGTACTCGACGGCGGCATCCCAGTCCGCTCCCTGGGGAGCGTGCGGGCGGCCGAACATGTAGTCGTAGGTGGTTTGGTCCGGGGCCACCAGGCCTGCGCGGGCACCGGCCTCGATGGACATGTTGCAGATGGTCATCCGTGCTTCCATGGACAGGGCGCGGATTGCGGAGCCGCGGTATTCCAGGACATAGCCCTGGCCCCCGCCGGTGCCGATCTTGGCGATGACCGCAAGGATGATGTCCTTGGCCGTGACGCCCGGACGCAGGGTGCCTTCAACGTTGATGGCCATGGTCTTGAACGGCTTCAGCGAAAGCGTTTGGGTGGCCATGACGTGTTCCACCTCGGACGTGCCGATGCCCATGGCCAGCGCGCCGAATGCCCCGTGCGTGGAGGTGTGCGAGTCGCCGCAGACCACTGTCATGCCCGGCTGGGTGAGGCCCAGCTGCGGGCCGACAACGTGCACGATGCCCTGCTCGGCGTCCCCGAGCGAATGCAGCCGGACACCGAATTCCGCGCAGTTGTTGCGCAGCGTCTGGATCTGGGTGCGGCTGGTGAGATCGGCGATGGGCTTGTCGATGTCCAGCGTAGGGGTGTTGTGGTCCTCGGTGGCGATGGTGAGATCCGGGCGGCGCAGCTTGCGGCCGGCGAGGCGGAGGCCCTCGAAGGCCTGCGGGGACGTCACCTCGTGGACGAGGTGGAGATCGATGAAGAGAAGGTCGGGCTGGGCGTTGGCTCCCTCGCCGTCGCCTTTGCGCACCACGTGTGCGTCCCAGACTTTCTCGGCCAGTGTTTTTGCCACGGCCAGCTCCCTTCACTGCATGTTTTGGCTGTTAAGCTCCACTGAACCAGCAGCGGTGTGCAATATGCCACTCAAAAGATTTGCATCTCAGATAATGAGACGGCAATATCATTACATGGACAATTCTAGCGGCGTCGGTGTCATTGATAAAGCGGCCCATGTTTTGGACGCATTGGAGGCCGGGCCCACCACCCTGGCACAGCTGGTGGCCGCCACAGGACTGGCGCGGCCCACCGTTCACCGGCTTGCCCTGGCCCTGATCCACCACCGCCTGGTCGCCCGGGACATCCAGGGCAGGTTTGTGCTGGGCAGCCGCCTGGTCGAGCTAGCTTCCGCCGCGGGCGAGGACCGGCTCATTGCCTCGGCCGGGCCCATCCTGATGCAGCTGCGGGACGCCACCGGCGAGAGCTCGCAGATCTTCCGCCGCCAGGGCGAGTGGCGCGTCTGCGTCGCCTCTGCGGAGCGGCCCATCGGCCTGCGCGACACCATTCCTGTCGGCACCCAGCTTTCCATGAAGGCTGGCTCCGCCGCCCAGGTCCTGCTGGCGTGGGAAGATCATGACCGGCTGCTTGAGGGCCTGCAGTCAGCACGCTTCACGCCGACTGTTCTGGCAGGTGTACGACGCCGGGGCTGGGGACAGAGCCTTGGCGAACGAGAGCCGGGGGTCGCCTCCGTCTCGGCCCCGGTGCGGGGACCGTCCGGCCGCGTCATCGCCGCCGTCTCCATTTCAGGGCCGATCGAACGCCTGACCCGGCAGCCTGGCCGGCTTCACGCCGAGGTGGTCTGCAATGCCGGCCGGCTCCTGACCGAGGCGCTGCGGAAAAACAACGACTGAGGCGCTGACGCGCCATCCCCGCTGGCCGCCTCACTATCGCCACGCCTTGGCTAAGCTGTCCGCATGAACAGCTACGCGGTCTTTCTCCGGGGCATCAATGTCGGCGGAATCAACATCAAGATGGCTGAGCTAAAGGACGCGCTTGCATCTGCCGGGTTCACGGGCGTCAAGACCCTCCTCGCCAGCGGCAACGTGGTGCTCGCCAGCCCGGATACGCCGTCCGCCGTCAAAGGGCAGGTTGAAAAATGCCTGCGCGAGACTTTCGGCTACGACGCCTGGGTGGTTGTCCTCACCGCGCAACGCGTGGCCGAACTGGTGGCTGCCTGCCCCTATCCGGAAGACGACAAGGCCACCCACACGTACATCACGCTCTCCTCCGACACGGCCAGGCTCGATGAGCTTGACGCCGCCGGCGCAGCGCTGGAAGGAAGCGAACAGAAGCGGCTCGGCCCGGAGGCGCTGGCCTGGCTCGCGCCGGTCGGCGGGACGCTGGACAGCCCTTTCAGCAAGATCTCCGCCAAGGCGAAGTTCAAGTCAAGCACCACGACGCGCAACCTGCGCACCCTGATCAAGGTCCGGGACGCCGCGGCCGCCTTGGCGTAAGCGCTCTACGCTCCGCCCGCGGCCGCCTTAAGTGCACTATTGAAGGAACTGAGCCGGCTCACCTCGATTTCCACCGGCTCCACCACCAGGTCCCCCGCCACCTTGCCGACGGCCGCCCGGAGCCGCTTCCTTGCCTTGGCCGACCGTGACCTTGCCGCTCCGGCGCTTATGACTTTCCCGGTGAGGGCCAGGAAGATCCCCAGCGCCACGCCGCCGGCGATCATCAGGGTGGGAAGGGGCCAGCCCTCCACCCGCGGCACGTCCGGCACGGGCAGTTGAAAGTACGCGAGTCCGGCCAGCACACCGAGCCAGCCCAGCCCGCCAACCACTACGGCCAGCGCAAGCCACTGGACCACGTTGAACACTCCCCACCACCAGGATTTCCGGAAGGTCATCAGGTCCGTCCCGGCGATGGCCTGGTCCAGGGCGTCGGGCAGCGCATCCCGTCCTTCACGGGCTGCACCGCGGATGGCTGCCCGCCACGGGCCCGGCGCGCCGTCGCTGGCGGCGTCCGCGAACTCGCGGACTGCCGCATCCGTCCGGGCGCGCTCGGGGGCGCCGGCGGGCGGGAGCGAGGTGCGGTTGAGCTGGGACGGCGCGGAGCTCTTCAGGTTAAGCCGGCGCAGCGGATCGGCTCTGAAGCGCAGCAGCCACCGTGTGACGGGCCACCCGGTCCGGCGCGTCGATTCCATCCTGTAGGACGTGGCGACAGCGTCCACCACCAATGGCACGTTCGCTGCCGTGGCCAGCTCATCCGTGAGCCGCACTGTTGCCGCCTTTCTGACGCCCGCCGCCTCGCCTATCCCTGAAACCTCAGTGAGCTGCCGGGATGCCCGTGAGACATCCGCAGCGAGCCGTTGTGAGAGAGCCTGCCGCCGCAGCACCACGCCGCGGATGGCGTTCCGGACCCTGTCCACGCCTTGACCGGTCAGTGCGGAGGCCCCCAGCACCTGCACCGTGCCCAGCCCGTCGCGCGCAAGGATCCCTTTGAGCGACTCCAGCACCGGCTCGACGTCGCGTTCGGGCAGCCTGTCAATCTGGTTCAGCACCACCAGGGTCACGGCGCCGTGGGCAGCCATCGGTGCGAGGAAGTCGTTATGCACGGCCGCGTCGGCATACTTCTGCGGATCCAGCACCCAGACCAGGACGTCAACCAAGCCCACCATGCGCTCCACAATGGCGCGGTTGGCCGCCCGGGTGGAATCGAAGTCGGGAAGGTCCAGCAGGATCAGCCCTGTGCCCTCGTCCGCGAAACCCGCAACGGGATCGGCGTGGTGCCGGTTGCGCACCTCCAGCCAGTCCAGCAGGGGCTCGCTGCCGTCCGCTCCCCAG
The window above is part of the Pseudarthrobacter sp. IC2-21 genome. Proteins encoded here:
- a CDS encoding IclR family transcriptional regulator, whose protein sequence is MDNSSGVGVIDKAAHVLDALEAGPTTLAQLVAATGLARPTVHRLALALIHHRLVARDIQGRFVLGSRLVELASAAGEDRLIASAGPILMQLRDATGESSQIFRRQGEWRVCVASAERPIGLRDTIPVGTQLSMKAGSAAQVLLAWEDHDRLLEGLQSARFTPTVLAGVRRRGWGQSLGEREPGVASVSAPVRGPSGRVIAAVSISGPIERLTRQPGRLHAEVVCNAGRLLTEALRKNND
- a CDS encoding GTPase, coding for MSRHGAAREASELDRRLAALKDARELGDGVLPDESLDEVRRLLDRAGSRRSLSAEHTVVGFFGATGSGKSSLFKAVSGAEIATAAARRPTTSEPLAGVWGADGSEPLLDWLEVRNRHHADPVAGFADEGTGLILLDLPDFDSTRAANRAIVERMVGLVDVLVWVLDPQKYADAAVHNDFLAPMAAHGAVTLVVLNQIDRLPERDVEPVLESLKGILARDGLGTVQVLGASALTGQGVDRVRNAIRGVVLRRQALSQRLAADVSRASRQLTEVSGIGEAAGVRKAATVRLTDELATAANVPLVVDAVATSYRMESTRRTGWPVTRWLLRFRADPLRRLNLKSSAPSQLNRTSLPPAGAPERARTDAAVREFADAASDGAPGPWRAAIRGAAREGRDALPDALDQAIAGTDLMTFRKSWWWGVFNVVQWLALAVVVGGLGWLGVLAGLAYFQLPVPDVPRVEGWPLPTLMIAGGVALGIFLALTGKVISAGAARSRSAKARKRLRAAVGKVAGDLVVEPVEIEVSRLSSFNSALKAAAGGA
- the leuD gene encoding 3-isopropylmalate dehydratase small subunit, whose translation is MEKFTTHTGIGVPLRQSNVDTDQIIPAVYLKRITRTGFEDALFSAWRKDPAFILNQTPYNAGSVLVAGPDFGTGSSREHAVWALKDYGFKTVLSSRFADIFRGNSGKQGLLAAELAQDDIELIWKELENAPGTEVTVDLVSKTVSCGTIVAPFEIDDYTRWRLLEGLDDIGLTLQHEEDITAYEATRPAFKPTTLPARLS
- the leuC gene encoding 3-isopropylmalate dehydratase large subunit, whose protein sequence is MAKTLAEKVWDAHVVRKGDGEGANAQPDLLFIDLHLVHEVTSPQAFEGLRLAGRKLRRPDLTIATEDHNTPTLDIDKPIADLTSRTQIQTLRNNCAEFGVRLHSLGDAEQGIVHVVGPQLGLTQPGMTVVCGDSHTSTHGAFGALAMGIGTSEVEHVMATQTLSLKPFKTMAINVEGTLRPGVTAKDIILAVIAKIGTGGGQGYVLEYRGSAIRALSMEARMTICNMSIEAGARAGLVAPDQTTYDYMFGRPHAPQGADWDAAVEYWNTLRTDDDATFDAEVDLDADTLEPFVTWGTNPGQGVSLSASVPSPEDFGDENAKAAAERALQYMGLTAGTPMKDIRVDTVFLGSCTNSRMEDLRAAADIIRGREKDPNIRMLVVPGSARVRLEAEAEGLDKVFKDFGAEWRFAGCSMCLGMNPDQLEVGERCASTSNRNFEGRQGKGGRTHLVSPVVAAATAIRGTLSSPSDLDPAPASAATRTDAA
- a CDS encoding DUF1697 domain-containing protein: MNSYAVFLRGINVGGINIKMAELKDALASAGFTGVKTLLASGNVVLASPDTPSAVKGQVEKCLRETFGYDAWVVVLTAQRVAELVAACPYPEDDKATHTYITLSSDTARLDELDAAGAALEGSEQKRLGPEALAWLAPVGGTLDSPFSKISAKAKFKSSTTTRNLRTLIKVRDAAAALA